From one Rhizobium lentis genomic stretch:
- the topA gene encoding type I DNA topoisomerase, translated as MNVVVVESPAKAKTINKYLGSGYKVLASFGHVRDLPAKDGSVLPDQDFEMLWEVDGASAKRMKDIADAVKSSDGLFLATDPDREGEAISWHVLDMLNKKRVLNGKSVKRVVFNAITKKAVLDAMADPRDIDVPLVDAYLARRALDYLVGFNLSPVLWRKLPGARSAGRVQSVALRLVCDRESEIERFISEEYWNLSALLKTPRGDEFEAKLVSAHGKRLPPRAIGNGEEASRLKALLEGASYIVETVEAKPVKRNPGPPFTTSTLQQAASSNLGFSASRTMQIAQKLYEGVDIGGETVGLITYMRTDGVQMAPEAIDAARRAILDQFGERYMPEKARFYSTKAKNAQEAHEAIRPTDFNRSPDRLRKFLDADQIRLYDLIWKRGIASQMASAEIERTTAEITADNKGEKAGLRAVGSVIRFDGFIAAYTDQKEDGEQSDDGDEDGRLPEINARETLAKQKINSTQHFTEPPPRYSEASLIKKMEELGIGRPSTYAATLATLRDRDYVTIDKRKLIPQAKGRLVTAFLESFFTKYVEYDFTADLEEKLDRISAGELNWKQVLRDFWKDFFAQIEDTKELRVTNVLDSLNEALAPLVFPKREDGSDPRICQVCGTGNLSLKLGRYGAFVGCSNYPECNYTRQLSSENGGEAEGVALNEPKNLGTDPTTGEELTLRSGRFGPYIQRGDGKEAKRASLPKGWKPEDIDYEKAMALISLPRDIGKHPETGKMISSGIGRYGPFLLHDGSYANLETVEDVFSVGLNRAVTLIAEKANKAPGRGARGTPAALKTLGDHPDGGAITVRDGKYGPYVNWGKVNATLPKGKDPQAITIEEALVLITEKAGKAPATKASKAKAKPKAAAAEAKTTKTAAKPKAAKAKAPAKSKKS; from the coding sequence CGGTCCTTCCCGATCAGGATTTCGAAATGCTTTGGGAGGTCGACGGCGCCTCTGCCAAGCGGATGAAGGACATTGCCGACGCGGTGAAATCCTCTGACGGCCTGTTTCTCGCGACCGACCCGGATCGTGAAGGCGAAGCGATTTCCTGGCACGTCCTCGACATGCTGAACAAGAAGCGGGTGCTGAACGGCAAGTCGGTCAAGCGCGTCGTCTTCAATGCGATCACCAAGAAGGCGGTCCTCGACGCGATGGCCGATCCGCGTGATATCGACGTGCCGCTGGTCGACGCCTATCTGGCACGCCGCGCACTCGACTATCTCGTCGGTTTCAATCTTTCGCCGGTCCTGTGGCGCAAGCTGCCCGGCGCGCGTTCGGCCGGCCGCGTCCAGTCGGTGGCGCTTCGCCTAGTCTGCGACCGCGAATCCGAGATCGAGCGCTTCATCTCCGAAGAATACTGGAACCTCTCGGCGCTTCTGAAGACGCCGCGCGGCGACGAATTCGAAGCAAAGCTGGTCTCGGCGCACGGCAAGCGGCTACCGCCGCGCGCGATCGGCAACGGCGAGGAAGCCAGCCGCCTGAAGGCTTTGCTCGAAGGTGCAAGCTATATCGTCGAAACGGTCGAGGCGAAGCCGGTCAAGCGTAATCCGGGACCGCCCTTTACCACCTCGACGCTGCAACAGGCCGCCTCCTCCAATCTCGGCTTCTCCGCCTCGCGCACCATGCAGATCGCCCAGAAGCTCTACGAGGGCGTCGACATCGGCGGCGAGACCGTCGGTCTCATCACCTATATGCGAACCGACGGCGTACAGATGGCGCCCGAGGCGATCGATGCGGCACGACGCGCCATCCTCGACCAGTTCGGCGAACGCTATATGCCGGAGAAGGCGCGCTTCTATTCCACCAAGGCGAAAAACGCCCAGGAGGCACACGAGGCGATCCGCCCGACCGATTTCAACCGCTCCCCCGACCGTCTGCGCAAATTTCTCGATGCCGACCAGATCCGGCTTTACGACCTGATCTGGAAGCGCGGCATCGCCAGCCAGATGGCATCGGCCGAGATCGAGCGCACGACGGCTGAAATCACCGCCGACAACAAGGGAGAGAAGGCGGGCCTGCGCGCTGTCGGTTCGGTCATTCGCTTCGACGGCTTCATCGCCGCCTATACCGACCAGAAGGAGGACGGCGAGCAGAGCGACGACGGCGACGAGGATGGCCGCCTGCCGGAGATCAATGCGCGCGAGACGCTCGCCAAGCAGAAGATCAATTCGACCCAGCATTTCACCGAACCGCCGCCGCGTTACTCGGAAGCTTCGCTGATCAAGAAGATGGAAGAGCTCGGCATCGGCCGCCCCTCCACCTATGCCGCGACACTCGCGACGCTGCGCGACCGCGATTATGTGACCATCGACAAGCGCAAGCTGATCCCGCAGGCCAAGGGCCGGCTGGTGACGGCTTTCCTCGAAAGCTTCTTCACCAAATATGTCGAATATGATTTCACCGCCGATCTCGAGGAGAAGCTCGACCGGATTTCCGCGGGCGAGCTGAACTGGAAGCAGGTGCTGCGCGATTTCTGGAAGGATTTCTTCGCTCAGATCGAAGACACCAAGGAACTGCGCGTCACCAACGTGCTCGATTCGCTGAACGAGGCGCTGGCGCCGCTCGTCTTTCCGAAACGCGAAGATGGCAGCGACCCCAGAATCTGCCAGGTCTGCGGCACCGGCAACCTGTCGCTGAAGCTCGGCAGATATGGTGCCTTCGTCGGCTGTTCGAACTATCCGGAATGCAACTACACCCGTCAACTCTCCTCCGAAAACGGCGGGGAAGCGGAAGGTGTCGCGCTCAACGAGCCGAAGAACCTTGGCACCGATCCGACGACCGGTGAGGAACTGACGCTGCGTTCCGGCCGCTTCGGTCCCTATATCCAGCGCGGCGATGGCAAGGAGGCCAAACGCGCCTCGTTGCCGAAGGGCTGGAAGCCCGAGGATATCGACTATGAAAAGGCGATGGCTTTGATTTCGCTGCCGCGCGATATCGGCAAACATCCCGAAACCGGCAAGATGATCTCCTCAGGCATCGGACGCTACGGTCCATTCCTTCTGCATGACGGTTCCTATGCCAATCTGGAAACCGTCGAGGACGTCTTCTCCGTCGGTCTCAACCGCGCTGTGACGCTGATCGCCGAAAAGGCGAACAAGGCGCCGGGCCGGGGCGCGCGCGGCACGCCGGCGGCGCTGAAGACCCTCGGCGATCACCCCGATGGCGGCGCCATCACCGTTCGCGACGGCAAGTACGGCCCCTATGTCAACTGGGGCAAGGTCAACGCCACGCTGCCGAAGGGCAAGGATCCGCAAGCCATCACCATCGAGGAGGCGCTTGTGCTGATCACTGAAAAGGCCGGCAAGGCGCCCGCCACCAAGGCATCCAAGGCGAAAGCCAAGCCGAAGGCGGCAGCCGCCGAAGCAAAGACCACCAAGACGGCCGCCAAGCCGAAGGCAGCGAAGGCGAAGGCGCCCGCGAAATCGAAAAAGAGCTGA